The nucleotide window CTCGACTCTGGCATCGCGTCCCTGTTCTCTCTCCCGCGTACTCGCCTCTACGAACGGGTCCAGCGTGCCCACACACCGGCGCTCACCGGACGCACATCACTCGCGCCGGTCAACTTCATCTCGCCGGATGCGATGTCGCCGCCGTCCAACACGTCTCTTAGCAGAGTATCAAGTCGCCCCGACGTCACGCCCTGGGTATGCGACGTGAGAAGAACGAATGCAGGTTCCTCGGTCAGTAGCGCTTTGCATTGTCCCAGCGTAGCGGCGAGATCCCGATCGATTCTGTACTGCTCGCCCTTGGTGCCGCGTCCGAACGAGGGCGGGTCGAGCATGATCGCATCGTAGGCGCGACCACGACGGATCTCGCGATCCAGAAACTTGCCGACGTCCTCAACGATCCATCGTATGGGGGCCGCCTCCAATTGGTTCAAAACGGCGTTCTCTCGTGCGCGCGTGACCATTGATTTGGATGAGTCCACGTGGCACACCGAACAGCCCGCGCGCGCGGCGGCAAGCGTTGCGCCAC belongs to Actinomycetota bacterium and includes:
- a CDS encoding class I SAM-dependent methyltransferase, coding for MHNEYKLLDSGAGRKLERFGDVVLSRPCGQALWERQGPELWARAVASFDRDGGWQTYGNAELPSSWVVTINDIAMRLKPTPAGHLGVFPETRLLWDWIGDTLKSPDRPRANVLNLFAYSGGATLAAARAGCSVCHVDSSKSMVTRARENAVLNQLEAAPIRWIVEDVGKFLDREIRRGRAYDAIMLDPPSFGRGTKGEQYRIDRDLAATLGQCKALLTEEPAFVLLTSHTQGVTSGRLDTLLRDVLDGGDIASGEMKLTGASDVRPVSAGVWARWTRS